In one window of Oncorhynchus kisutch isolate 150728-3 linkage group LG16, Okis_V2, whole genome shotgun sequence DNA:
- the LOC109878158 gene encoding LOW QUALITY PROTEIN: transmembrane protein 198-B-like (The sequence of the model RefSeq protein was modified relative to this genomic sequence to represent the inferred CDS: deleted 1 base in 1 codon) produces the protein MTSALQTLGLKLAPPPQDLNPERLDGSCEETGRRYKVVPSVVCSMCCLFGIIYCFFGYRCFKAVMFLTGLMFGSIVIFLLCYKERVLDTQLSVEASVGIGLGIGTLCGLVTMLVRSVGLFMVGLLLGLLVAVATLVGMEELSNSPPRSVWVPLGVLLGLGMLFAVLTLQWQRFFTTVSTAVFGAAVITVALDYFVELFALVLYLYERVKAAPRGRPVCWITWVVLGVWPVLTLLGVLIQWKVTAEGYSHTKVIISRQQRRVQLMRIRQKEERRDRSRKRKISNRETPPTALTLPNPLHPEPAYRRKPNPIRRFDGDVLSPSYIQSFRDRQVEARPYPGGGRLMGGGGAHTNVDVDYDCGSTTPLTEAAGPLLRV, from the exons ATGACGTCCGCGCTGCAAACGCTGGGGCTTAAGCTGGCCCCGCCCCCTCAGGACCTAAACCCTGAGCGGTTGGACGGCTCCTGCGAGGAGACGGGCCGGCGCTACAAAGTGGTTCCCTCCGTCGTGTGCTCCATGTGTTGCCTCTTCGGCATCATCTACTGCTTCTTCG gctACCGTTGTTTCAAGGCGGTGATGTTCCTGACGGGCCTGATGTTCGGCTCCATCGTCATCTTCCTGTTGTGTTATAAGGAGCGCGTCCTGGACACCCAGCTTAGTGTTGAGGCCTCTGTGGGCATCGGCCTGGGCATCGGCACCCTCTGCGGCCTGGTCACCATGCTGGTTCGCTCCGTGGGTCTCTTCATGGTGGGTCTCCTCCTGGGCCTCTTGGTGGCTGTGGCCACCCTGGTGGGCATGGAAGAGCTGTCCAACAGCCCCCCGAGGTCTGTCTGGGTCCCCCTGGGGGTGCTGCTCGGCCTGGGCATGCTGTTCGCCGTTCTCACCCTCCAATGGCAACGCTTCTTCACCACCGTGTCCACGGCCGTGTTCGGGGCGGCGGTGATCACCGTGGCGTTGGACTACTTTGTGGAGCTGTTTGCCCTGGTGCTGTACCTGTACGAGAGGGTGAAAGCGGCGCCCAGGGGGAGACCCGTCTGCTGGATCACCTGGGTGGTGCTGGGGGTGTGGCCTGTTCTGACGCTCCTGGGGGTGCTAATACAGTGGAAGGTGACAGCAGAGGGATACTCCCACACCAAGG TGATCATCAGTCGTCAGCAGCGGCGGGTCCAGCTGATGCGTATCCGTCAGAAGGAGGAGCGGAGGGACCGCAGCAGGAAGAGGAAG ATAAGCAACAGAGAGACTCCACCCACAGCTCTCACCCTCCCAAACCCCCTGCACCCCGAGCCCGCCTATCGCAGGAAACCCAACCCTATACGACGCTTTGACGGGGACGTCCTATCGCCT AGTTACATCCAGAGTTTCCGCGACAGACAGGTGGAGGCCAGGCCGTATCCTGGAGGGGGCAGACTGATGGGGGGAGGAGGGGCTCACACCAATGTGGATGTGGACTATGACTGCGGCTCCACCACGCCCCTCACTGAGGCTGCAGGCCCTTTACTACGAGTCTGA